In Arachis hypogaea cultivar Tifrunner chromosome 17, arahy.Tifrunner.gnm2.J5K5, whole genome shotgun sequence, a single window of DNA contains:
- the LOC140180651 gene encoding secreted RxLR effector protein 161-like, producing the protein MGTPMHPNIKLDKDEHGRDVDETRYRGMIGSLMYLTSSRPDIIQSVGVCSRFQSKPKESHLSAVKRIIRYVLGTTNYGLWFPKTDSFQLVGFCDADFAGDRIDRRSTSGMCCFLGKSLIVWSSKKQATVALSTAEAEYIAASSCCSQLLWLKTQLADYKLNVSNIPLFCDNMSAINISKNPVLHSRTKHIEVRFHSIREHVQNGNLDIQFVNSEGQLADIFTKPLIEERFCKLRTELGILTSSLFS; encoded by the coding sequence ATGGGAACCCCCATGCATCCCAATATCAAGCTTGACAAGGATGAACATGGTAGAGATGTTGATGAGACACGCTATAGAGGGATGATTGGATCTTTGATGTATCTAACCTCTTCAAGGCCTGATATCATCCAAAGTGTTGGAGTTtgctcaaggtttcaatcaaAGCCTAAGGAGTCCCATCTCTCAGCTGTCAAAAGGATCATCCGATATGTGCTTGGTACCACTAATTATGGGTTATGGTTTCCTAAGACTGATTCTTTTCAATTAGTGGGTttctgtgatgcagattttgctggggaTAGGATTGATAGAAGAAGCACAAGTGGCATGTGCTGCTTTCTTGGGAAATCCCTCATTGTTTGGTCTAGCAAAAAGCAAGCAACGGTAGCACTTTCAACAGCCGAAGCTGAGTATATTGCAGCCTCCTCTTGTTGTTCTCAATTATTATGGCTGAAAACTCAACTAGCTGACTATAAACTGAATGTCTCAAATATTCCATTATTTTGTGACAACATGAGTGCTATTAATATTTccaaaaatcctgttttgcactcaagaacaaaacacattgaaGTTCGTTTTCATTCtataagagaacatgtgcaaaatggAAATTTAGATATTCAGTTTGTTAATTCTGAAGGTCAGCTAGCTGATATATTCACCAAACCATTGATAGAGGAGAGGTTCTGCAAGCTGAGAACTGAACTGGGCATTCTTACTTCATCCCTGTTTTCGTAA